In a single window of the Patescibacteria group bacterium genome:
- a CDS encoding ComF family protein — translation MIPINTATRAIVDKLGKVLVSFLFPRKCVGCRRFGSWLCPKCEDKLSYAPFQYCLVCGRPAIGGFTHPGCATRYSVDRLLVPFQYQGPLRLAICRAKYWGEWALFSRFADLVSLWLAYSSISFLPDTVLVPIPLHPLRLWERGFNQSEIFAKYLAQQLDLSVSFLGLKRAHYTQSQTKLNQQERKKNVRGAFSCSSALEGKNIVLVDDVCSTGATLSEASKMLKKKGARSVWVLVIAHGGN, via the coding sequence ATGATACCCATTAATACAGCAACAAGAGCAATTGTGGATAAGTTGGGGAAAGTTTTAGTTTCTTTTCTTTTTCCCCGAAAGTGTGTGGGCTGCAGGCGGTTTGGGTCTTGGTTATGTCCCAAATGCGAAGATAAGTTATCTTACGCTCCGTTTCAGTACTGTTTAGTTTGCGGAAGACCTGCTATTGGAGGCTTCACTCATCCTGGTTGTGCAACTCGTTACAGTGTGGATCGACTTTTGGTTCCGTTTCAGTACCAAGGTCCCTTGCGGCTTGCAATTTGTCGGGCAAAATATTGGGGTGAGTGGGCGTTGTTTTCAAGATTTGCAGATTTAGTTTCTTTGTGGTTGGCATATAGTTCCATTTCTTTTTTGCCTGATACTGTACTAGTTCCCATACCTTTGCACCCTTTGCGGCTTTGGGAGCGGGGCTTTAATCAGTCTGAGATTTTCGCAAAATATTTAGCGCAGCAGTTGGATTTGAGCGTGTCGTTCTTGGGATTGAAGCGTGCTCACTATACGCAAAGCCAAACTAAGCTAAACCAGCAAGAAAGAAAGAAAAATGTCCGAGGTGCTTTTTCCTGTTCAAGTGCTTTAGAAGGTAAAAACATTGTTCTGGTTGATGATGTTTGTTCTACAGGTGCTACCCTTTCTGAAGCTTCTAAAATGCTTAAGAAAAAGGGAGCTCGAAGTGTGTGGGTACTAGTTATAGCGCATGGTGGTAACTAG
- the smpB gene encoding SsrA-binding protein SmpB, with protein sequence MVKIVTTNKRAYHRFRVLETLEAGIELKGPEIKSIRMGRVSLGSSYVKIIGEEAYVLGMRIDPYPKAPRDAFDPQRKRKLLLRRSQIARLVGIDARKGFTIVPLKMYLKSGLAKLELGICKGKTRRDRREELKEQAMQRDAERAMKDELKK encoded by the coding sequence ATGGTGAAAATTGTTACAACTAATAAAAGGGCATACCACCGCTTCAGAGTTTTGGAAACCTTAGAAGCTGGTATTGAGTTAAAAGGTCCTGAGATAAAAAGTATTAGAATGGGGCGGGTTAGCCTTGGTTCTAGTTACGTGAAAATTATTGGTGAGGAAGCATATGTTTTGGGAATGAGAATTGATCCTTATCCTAAGGCACCTCGAGACGCATTTGACCCCCAAAGGAAGAGAAAGCTCCTCTTGAGAAGAAGCCAAATAGCGCGCTTGGTGGGTATTGATGCCCGAAAGGGTTTTACTATCGTTCCTCTAAAGATGTATTTGAAGAGCGGCTTAGCTAAGTTAGAGTTAGGGATTTGTAAAGGAAAGACACGACGGGATCGGCGAGAAGAGCTAAAAGAACAGGCAATGCAAAGAGATGCGGAAAGGGCTATGAAGGATGAATTGAAAAAATAA